Genomic segment of Schistocerca gregaria isolate iqSchGreg1 unplaced genomic scaffold, iqSchGreg1.2 ptg001684l, whole genome shotgun sequence:
acacacgcgagacagatttataTATTAAACATACAATAACGTTAATTCACCATTATTTCTAAAGTTTGGAATATTGCCAATTAATTTATTACCTACAAGAGatctaaaaaaaataaattaattatctacattataatattataattttttttaaaataaacattatcttctatagataaatatttttattatatgaaagattatatatattatatatttgtgTATTATTATACTATATATTCAAATTACATACAAAACAGATAATTTAAAGCTTAGATGAAGTTGTGACGTATTAACATATAACAAAGGGTTATATGAGAGATCTCTTTAAATACAAattaattagtatatttatttcaaATATAAAATTATAGTACACATTAATTAACCTTTGTATAGCACTATTTTATGTTTTTACTCATAAACATACAATTTCTCTAAATCTGGAATATTATTAAATATCTTAATATCACCACAGAAATTATTATTTGATAGATTACTATAAAATATTgatttttgttattgttaataaaattaaattatattttttatttaattgtcaaAACTTATCGATTAACAACTAGTCtatttaataaattaaaactttacatacatatattttaaggttttACTAAACGAAATACTATGCAGATCCTGCTCTATATTATTATAAGAAAGatgtctataataataataatattagaaaacaatatattttattttttgttcatttatataTTAATATACATACAGATGGGTCAAACTTAGACCATCCAATCTTAAAAATTCATAAATATTATTCGATATAATTTTTCTATAATGTTTCTATTagtataaaattttatctttattaAATCTATCATCTTATTAACATACATTGTTCTTAAACTACGTAAATTAACGATATTATCCCAATTTATCCTAACTACAGCAATACTAATATTtctaaatataataaatgaatgttatagtattatatatatatatatatgtatataaagttTTTTATAaaaacacttacaattctgtcaaaTGTGTCAGAGTAGATATTGAAGATGGTAGTGTTATATCATTATTAATATTAGTTGGTGAATATGGTAGTCTCTTATCTTTATTACGAATATTTATTATTtcacttaaaaaataataatttattagttagttatattaacatgcatataaataaaatttttatttatttatccttttaaaaaataatattatataaTCAACATAcatagttgtgatttttttttcatcattactaaatacaAATTTATAGTTAATCTATCTATATCATCTCCTTCAACAATatatactctttatttattttatataccaTCTAATAAATTCAGAATCACAATAATGTTCTCCTTCCTGAAAAAAGTTAATATGAGGTATATTCTCTTTAAAGGTTTTTTTCAAATCATTAAAAAACTGTATTTCATCAGCTATAGCAAAACTTGATAATACTAATGAGATTATTAATATTTCAATTATAtagttatttttcattttgtgttgtTGATTTAATACACCAAATATATACTgaacatttaatattttaattttattttgataaaatattaaaaaaaatattatatcgtcattatatttttttttactgtaactATATTTATACTCATGTCAATTCGTACACGTATATACGGATaaatacacacgcgagacagatttagaAATAATAATTCAAATTATAAGAACTAAAATTAATTAAGAtcgaaaatattaacaaaaaatatagtTATTAACTGACAAATTGATTTAATAATATAAACTATTAATAATTTTATGCTATTAGAAAGATttctatataaaaaataataagatAAACTTGTTAGATAAACTATCTATCTTATTTAAATTCAaataaacaacagaaatatattAAAGAGTATAGTGTGTTGTATAAAAATTAATGaatcaaaaaaaatattaaaacagttAAAATTTGATAAGATCATTATAAATAACTATGTCATAAACAAATAATAAACGAAAGACTAAATAAAAAATCTAAGAAAGATATAATCAAAAAAGAAATAATGTAATAATGAGATTATTATATCTAGAATACTCTATATATAAAAAATCatataaaatacataataaaatagataaaaaaacagaaaaagcaTTTAGAAGaatagaaattaataaaattatatagAAGAAATGTGATATATTAATTAATAGTTGAAATTTAGTAAATTAGAACTAGAaacatatataaaatatatttaaattgtaattgAGTTGATTTCAAATAACTGAAAGttaatataatattattttatatattagAGTTATATAATCTAGTAATATAATGTTCTATTTCAGAACTTTTTGATAATGAAATCTCGAAACCTCTCACATCTGTGCATTACTAGTTGTTCTCTAGCACATGATAAATACATTGCGGCGCATGATAAAGATGATATTAATATATTATCTATCTATAAAACTTTTACATCAAAACTTTCTAGATATAATATCTATATTGATTTTATCTATAAACATATAATGTATATATAGAAATGTATTCAATGATATAATAGTTCATTGTTTTTTGCTACTTCTACAGACCATAtatcaaaaataaatattataatacTGTTTCATCTGTATTTTATTGAACAATATTTATTCGAATTGTTCTATAATACTGGGCCTGAGAATACCAATCTATAGATATTCAGCTTATCATCGATTGATcttatgaaataattaattaatttgactCTAGTGTATTTTAAGCATTATGAATAGGCTTGGAGCTAGTTTATATACTGATTCTAATCAGAATATAAGAGATTAATACATATTTGAAcgataatatatattatatatacataATAAGAAAATTAATAGTTTTCATTATATTATACACATATATTATAAATTATCTTCTTATATCACAGTTATTATTATCAATTTAATGTCattcttcaatttttttgtttttcattatttatcatTCTGACcttttttctaaaataaaaaaaaaacctttttaaacgtTGTGTAGAAAGATTCCTAGTCGATGGTAAAATACATATGTTACACACTAAAAATACTCTTATCAGACTCTAATATCTTGATTCAGAAACCGATTGTATATCGACATAAAACTTCTCTCATGATCTATCTATATATTGCCTTTATGCTATCATCTAAACATATTCTATTCTACTCATTTTCTcctctttttcttattttatgtCCTGTTCTATTATGCCGTATTCtttacatatattattttatttgtcgcCCTATTTATATTGTTTATAATATTCGTGGTATCTACAAATAAATATGCAGTAGGACTATTTGAGCTTTTGAATAATAGTGAACGTAATTAGTTATTATTTTGCTAATGTTACAATTATCTATCAAATAATCTTTTCACACAAATACAGATCTACATCACACAAATCACATACAAATCTATCATATTATTCACACACAATATCATCATTATACTATTCACCTACCCACAATCATATCATACTATCCATCTACCCACAATCATATCATACTATCCATCTACCCACAATCACATCATACTATCCACATACTTTAAATACACTCACACAAACAATATTATTCACACATTTTACAATATCATGCACAACAAATGTATACACATACTATACACTCCTTATACTCCCCGCACACACCATTCATTATTCATTGTTATCTACTTTTTCTATTCATACTATCCACTATCTGTTATTCTCACCTATTCATCCACACCCACACTCTTTATTATAACTGTTCATTCCTACTCGACGTATATTATGATTATCTATTTCCTACTCAATCTACATTATGATTATCTATTCCTACTCAATCTACATTATAACTGTCCACTGCTATTCAATCCAAATCATATATATTTCACTATCAACTTCTAATTTTTCTCTATTCTATTCACACTCTCAAATTCTATTACACTAATTTACATATTCAGCTTCTGTTATATTCTCTATATATATATTCATACTCTATTACATTATCTATACACAACATCATCATACTATCTATATCTCTTTTTAATTCTCTCCTTAATTACTGATTCCTCTATCTTAATTTATTTCCCTAATTTTCACACtaataatattcatattttatttcAACTTCTATCTTCCTACTCTACTAATAATATTCACCCACcacttattattcattatcatcttCTATTCATACTATCCGCTATCTATCTCTATTCATACATATCACACACACTCTACCGTAATTGTCCACTCCTACTAACCACAAATCATAACTATCCACCTCTGCTTAATCAAAATCCTAACTATCTACTTCTACTCACCCTCTATCATAATTACCTACCATTCTCATTTTATCATACTATCCTCTATTCTCACATTATACTCCATTATTCTACCATATCATCACACCTCTTTATGTTATCTTCTCTCATTCACTATCAACTTCTAATTCTACTCCTTCTACCCTACCTACTCAATTTCTATAAATCCATTATATTTGACCTCTATTATCCACTCCATACACCACAAACTTTCTACCAGATTATTCACACATAATTCTACATCATAGAACTCACATATTAATTCCATTATACTATTTCACACACAATATCATCATCGTTATACTATTCACCTACTCAGAATCATATCATACTATCTATATATTTT
This window contains:
- the LOC126334038 gene encoding uncharacterized protein LOC126334038; protein product: MYLSCAREQLVMHRLLSSFAIADEIQFFNDLKKTFKENIPHINFFQEGEHYCDSEFIRCNDEKKITTIEIINIRNKDKRLPYSPTNINNDITLPSSISTLTHLTELNISIAVVRINWDNIVNLRSLRTIKIISNNIYEFLRLDGLSLTHLHLSYNNIEQDLHSISFSKTLKYINLSNNNFCGDIKIFNNIPDLEKLDLSYNPLLYVNTSQLHLSFKLSVLSLVGNKLIGNIPNFRNNGELTL